GTCTCAGGGTCCTGAGAGAGTCCCCCACCTCACCAATGGCTGGGTCCATCAGTGCCGCTGCACCTGAGAATGCCTGCTGTAGAGCCCTCTGCTCCCACAGTGAGGCTGCCCCCAAAGGGGCCAACACGTCACCAGTTGTGCCCTTTCCCTCAGCCAGCCACCCAAGCCTTAGTACCCAGGTGGGCTCTTAGGAGCAGGGTCTGCTGGGTCTGGTTGGTGTAGGTGGCGGGCACTGACTGAGGTCTCCATCCGTGCCAGGTTTCCAGGAATCCTGCGTGATTCCAGGGTTCCACAGTGGTTGGGTGGGCACTGCCGCAGGTTCCTGTCAGTGCACCTCACTGGGTTTTTGGGGGCCCATGAGGGTCAGGCGACTGCTAGGGTGGGACCCATTCCCATCCCTACGCCCTGCTCAGGTCGCCATGGATCGGATGAAGAAGATCAAACGGCAGCTGTCAATGACACTCCGAGGGGGCCGAGGTATAGATAAGACCAATGGTGCCCCTGAACAGATAGGCCTGGATGAGAGTGGCGGGGGCGGCGGCAGTGACCTTGGAGAGGCCCCCACACGTGCTGCCCCTGGGGAACCTCGCTCTGTACGGGGCCCACTCAGCTCTGCACCAGGTGGGTCCACTGACCATTCCCGCTCCTAGCCTGGTCCCCAGGGGTGCTGCCTGCCAACCGATTTCTTCTTAGACTTGtattattttcactttcctttctccattttctccccCACCTCTGCCATCCTTGCTCAACACCCTCTCTCTCTTGTCCATCTGTGCCCCTTTCCTTGGCTTTGTGCCCAGGTCTCAGGGGGAGGAAGGGTACCCCGCCTGCCACAGCTGCCCCAAGCCTCCCTCTGCCCTTCTGCGCTCTGTGACAGCCCCTTCAGGCCTCCTGGCACCTGCCTGCCCCAGGCCTGCCTTCCCAGGGCATTCGGCTACTTCTGCCGCTGCCTGCCCACTGGCCCTGGGCAAGCCACAGTCTCAGCTCGCCGCTGACACGGGGTGCTCCACTAGGTGACTATTGCCCCCCCTGCCCAATTCAACCTGTCTTGACCTGTGTGAACCTCCCGGGGTCTTCCCACCCTCTTCCCTGAGGAACTCCAGGCTGCTCTGGAGTCCATGTGCGTAAATGTGTGATGAGGGAATGTgttatgggggtggggggatttgTCCTGGGGCTCCTGAGCCCACCTGGTGTGCCTTCCCCCTGTCCCCACTACCAGAGATTGTGCATGAGGACTTGAAGATGGGGTCTGACGGGGAAAGTGACCAGGCTTCAGCCACGTCCTCCGATGAGGTGCAGTCACCAGTGAGGGTGCGCATGCGCAACCATCCCCCACGCAAGATCTCCACTGAGGTGCTTAACTCCCTGTCCGGGCAGTGGTGGGGCTGGAAAAAAAGGGTTAGATATGGAGATTTGTAGTTGATGGTCCTGTTTCTCCCCCATCTTGCCTGCTAGGACATCAACAAGCGCCTATCACTACCAGCCGACATCCGGCTGCCTGAGGGCTACCTTGAGAAGCTGACCCTCAACAGCCCCATCTTTGACAAGCCCCTCAGCCGCCGTCTCCGCCGTGTCAGCTTGGTGAGCATCTTCTATtcctgtcctcttttcctcctcccaGTCCCTTCCGCTGAGCCTACTTCAGTCTCCCTCCTTTACCCAACAGTCTGAGATCGGCTTTGGGAAACTGGAGACCTACATCAAGCTGGACAAGCTGGGAGAGGTGAGAGACAGCCAGGAGACCCATGGTAAGGCTGGGGATCAGTGGGAACTCCATGTAGCCTCATAGCTTCTCTCCTGTCACTGTTCCTCACATCCCAGGGTACCTATGCCACTGTCTACAAAGGCAAAAGCAAGCTCACAGACAACCTTGTGGCACTCAAGGAGATCAGACTGGAACACGAAGAGGGGGCACCCTGCACCGCCATCCGGGAAGGTACAGGTCCCACCCCATCtgttccaggcttcccaggctcTCCCCATggtgtgtatgtgcacatacacaccTATAGTGAGGACAGGACTGGGGGTTCTGGGACTTCTCTCATGGTGCTCTGGGcttcatgaaaaaatgctcatcaTCCACATATCCAGATAATAAATCAGGGTAACCAGGAGTCTTCCTGTGTTGAGAAGAGTCAGGTAAATTGTTTGCTTTGGTTCTGGGAATATCCCTGAAGTGCTCACCAGTTTACTTGACACAATAGTTTCTAGTCAGAAAAATCACATGGAATGAGTCTGAATTGTATAGAAATTGAGTGTACAAACTCATTTTTACATGAAGCTGCAGGTCTGTATACTGAGGGTTAGAACACGGGCCCTTTCCAAAACCAAAAACTGGTTGTAAAGATCTAGTGTCATGTAAGCTTAAGGCTGCGATCCCAGGTTCTGGCTCTGCATGTCTGGAACTTGGGAACACAACTTCTTCCTGATAGCAGGTGGGTTGGAGCTGGGTTGGAGTGGACTGTGAGCCACCATCCCAAACCACACAGGGAAAGGAGGAAACCCTGGGCTTGACCCTGTCTAGTCCTCCTCCTCGCCTCTGTCCTGAGTATGGGCCTTGACTCGTCCCCCGTCCCAACTCCCTGCTTCCTGCAGTGTCCCTGCTCAAGGACCTCAAACACGCCAACATCGTCACGCTACATGACATTATTCACACGGAGAAGTCCCTCACCCTTGTCTTTGAGTACCTGGTAAGGTTGGGTGGCCATGGgtcctgggggaggtggggagatggCCAGGAGCCACAGGATGTGACCCTCTTTCCTCTACCTGCTCTTCTCTCCTCAGGACAAGGACCTGAAGCAGTACCTGGATGACTGTGGGAACATCATCAACATGCACAACGTGAAAGTGGGTGTGGGGCAGGAAGCAGGGGCACAAGGGGGCCCCCACTCACCCACTCCACCCCACAAATCTCCCAGAAACAGACGTTTCCCGTTTGGCTTTTTTGCTGGGAGCCCTTGAAGGGCGTTGGGACCCTATCCTCTATTTGTGAGACAAGGCTCTGGGCTCAGTGCTTGTGTTTGGGAGGGGGAGCAGTGCCTGCTTAGGGTCAGGCTGCTGGCTACTCTTTGACCTCTGCCTGCCGTTCCTGGGTCCCCAGCTGTTCCTGTTCCAGCTGCTCCGTGGCCTGGCCTACTGCCACCGGCAGAAGGTGCTACACCGAGACCTCAAGCCACAGAACCTACTCATCAATGAGCGAGGAGAGCTCAAGCTGGCTGACTTCGGTACCCCTGGCCTCCCCCTTCATCCCAGTGATCCCCCAACCTTActctcccagcccctccttcccCCTGACCACCTCGTCTCAGTCCCTCCCCTTCAGCCTCTCTAAGCTTCACTTGGGAAACCCTCAGTCCCAACTACATTCTCCCCCAGACGGCCCATGACCTCCTCAATTCCAGCTGCTCATTATCTCCACCTATCAGGCCTGGCCCGGGCCAAGTCAATTCCAACGAAGACCTACTCCAACGAGGTGGTAACACTGTGGTACCGGCCCCCTGACATCCTGCTCGGGTCCACGGACTACTCCACTCAGATTGACATGTGGTAAGGACAGGCTGAAGTGTGGCAGGGGCCACGCAGTAAAGGGGAGTGGCTTGGTCACAACAGCCAACCAGCCAACTACCTGACTATTCACTGTGCTCTCCCTGCCCAGGGGTGTGGGCTGCATCTTCTATGAGATGGCCACAGGCCGGCCCCTCTTCCCAGGCTCCACAGTGGAGGAGCAGCTGCACTTCATCTTCCGCATCTTGGGTAAGGAGGCATGAACCCTAGGAACTGTGGGGACATGCAGGGAGGCCCTGTGAGATGCTTAGGATAACTCCGTTTCCCCACCAGGAACCCCAAATGAAGATACGTGGCCAGGCATCCTGTCCAATGAAGAGTTCAGGACATACAACTACCCCAAGTACCGAGCCGAGGCCCTTTTGAGCCATGCACCCCGGTGAGGCTGGTGGGTGGGTGGCTGTTAGGGGCCAGAGTACCCAAACTCAGTTTAAAACAGGTCCCCTTGTCCTTGAGGTAGAGTTGACAGCGACGGGGCTGACCTCCTCACCAAGCTGCTGCAGGTGAGACCACCTTCCTGGGCCACCCTAGGGGGCTAGCGGATTCCAGGTGTGGGGAAACAGAGCTACAGGGGCAGGgtctggggcagggaggaagagaagcCTACTTGTTGAAAGTGTCAAtactcccccaccccaacacacactcaGTTTGAAGGTCGCAATCGGATCTCCGCAGAGGATGCCATGAAACATCCATTCTTCCTCAGTCTGGGGGATCGGATCCACAAACTTCCTGACAGTGAGTGGGGCTGGGGAATGGACTAGCTGGTGGGGGGCTTTATGGAACAGGATTTCTGCAGATAGCTGGGCAGTTGTGTTGAGTTCTAGCTGTGCCACCTCTGATGGGTGAGGCATATGCCCTTGTTCACATATGTGATATGTTGTTTTTTACAAAAAAGTTTTTTAGCTTTCagtttcttttacatttcatgtaaattttcaaacataaaacCTGACAGAACATCCATCACTTTACCTTAAAAtcccatatatttatatattaaaccaAGTAATATGGTCTATTATATATTGAACCAAATAATAAGTCCCCAGTACTCCAACAAGTGATCAACTCATGGCCAGAGTGGTTTTATCTATATTCACTCTGATTATTTTAAATCAAGTCTCAGATCCATCATTCATCTATACAATTTTAGCATGTAcctctaaaatattttcttaagcaCAACAATAATACAACGGTCAcactaaaaaaaacacacacacattggattAATGTCAGTAACAACCCAAACATCATCCATCATCTAGATTCAACAGGTGGTAATTGCAATACCACTGTCACACTTGACAAAATTACTAATTTCTCAGTGTCACGTAATAGTCTACATTCCATTTTCCCTAGTAGCTGGTTTGTGTGTGGGATTATTTGGCCGATGAAAGTCAAGActcaaagaaaattagaaatttttcTAATTGCCCTGATGGGGTCACACGGGAGGTGGTCCTGGATTGCCTCATGGGTCATGCCCCACTTCTGTCTCTCCTCCACCCACAGCTACTTCCATATTTGCACTAAAGGAGATCCAGCTACAAAAGGAGGCCAGCATTCGATCTTCGTCCTTGCCTGACTCAGGTAAGTGTAGGTGTGACCCTTGCCCTCTTCCCTGCCCCCTGGCCCCCGTCCACTTACCTGCTTGCTCACCAACAGCCATCCGCTCTGCTTTCCCCTGCAGGCAGGCCAGCTTATCGAGTGGTGGACACCGAATTCTAAGCCACAGACCGAGGCCCCAGCAGGCAGCAGCTGGAGGGATGCCACACCCCTCACAGGGCAGCCCCCAACTGCATCCTCCCTGCTTGCTGCCTGCCTACCTGCCTGACTCATGCTCCCATGCCCACATGTCCCCTGCTGCCTGTCTGAACATCCGACCATTGGCCTGTTGGCCCACCCATTGGCCTGTCTGCTGGGTGCTAACAAAGCTCTCATCGCTCCTTCGCctggtctgtctgtctgtctgtctgtgtctctttctctctctgtcttggtAGTTGCTGGTGGACAGCGTGGCCGTGCCAGCCTCCCACACTGAAGCCAGGCCTAGACCTCTCCCCATCATACCCTCCCCCAGGACCACTACCCCATGGCCATCCAGGGGTCTGGAGCTAGCCCAGGCTGGGGATCTCAACTCAGACAAGACATGGTGATGCCTTGGGTCTGAGGCTCCCCTTCCTGCTTTCCTGCCTCATGTTGTGTGggccttgtttgtttgtttcattcattgttgtttttttaattattttaaatgaggttttcattttttaaatgcaatatcTCTGTATACAGACTGCTGGGCCCCACTCACTGTGTGTGGCCCTCCCACAGTATTTTGTGCAATGAAGCCCTGCTCCCAGCCTTTTCATGGCAGGGACATAGCCCCTCTTCAGAACCCTGATCATCACCAGACCCTGGGGTCAGCTAAGGGAAAGCATGCCTTGACAACTCGCCTTCCAACCCCCACCTGCCATCCCCAGCCACAGGGGGACTTGGGGACTACTGGAGACTCTCTGGGAGATGGATGAGGTGGGGGGCCCCCACTCTTTCCCTCCTGCAGTCCCATAGCTGGGGCTTCCTTCTCAGGGTCTCCCTAGCCCagccctcctgcccccatccctcacGGTGCTGTTGAGTAGGGGCCCTGCCAGGAACTGACCAACTCAGCAATGGAGCCATAGTGTATATATGCGCACAAGCAGGGACAGAGGGGTGCATGGGAGGTTGTGCCCAGGCATTACCCCATAACCTCTGGGAAAAGTGAGACAGGGCAGGGACAGTCTCTGGGGTCAATTCCCAGATGGGTGGTTACCTTCCCTTCCTCCACTCTAAACCCTGGGGCCCtcagatggggtgggagggcaggggcaggggccctCCTAGGGGAGTTGGGAGGGGTGGGTTCCTGAATGCACCGTAATCGCtgtatgaaatattaaaaagtctAAAGTGAAAAACCTGATTGCAAATCCCTGTGGGGGTGGGCTCAACCCAGGGTGAGTACTGGGACCTTGGAGAATTCACACTGGGTGCCTATTGTCTAGAAGAGCACTGCGAGTGGGCCAGGGATGTGTCCGGACTATGAAAAAGCATCTGAGGGGTTGCACATACCATGGTGGAACATAATAGCAGGTAGAGCAGGCTGTATAGAGGATGGGCTAAGGATTGAGCAGAGAGGAATTAGATTTACCCCAGAATATGAAACCAGATAGAGGATAGACTGGTAGCTATGGAGAGGCTGTTTCTTTGAAAGACACTTGAAAGGCCCAATAAAACCAGGATTTGGGGGAGATAAGAGTATGACTAAGACATGTCTAGCTGGGACCATGAGGCAGGCCAGTTGGGAATATGATAGGGTAGATTTTAAACCATGGAGAAGATACGGGAATCTTTTTAATACATGGGTCAAATTTAGGACTAGGGCCATTGATGGAAGTTTAGGTTATTGGTATCTAGGAAGTAATGGAAACCATGGACATGTATGAGATGACTGTGGAAAGAATGCAAAGGTTTGTGAGGCCAGAAGTCTATAGATAGCCTGGGACTCAAGTTGAGGCTTTGATTTCCTCTGTCCTGGGAGTTCTAGCTCCTGTCCACCATCTTGAGCAAAGCCTAGGATAGATTTCCAGGCAGAAGATGTGGGGTTGGCAGGGCCTGCCAGATGCTATAGGAAATGCAAGCCTAAGTGGCTGGTTGCTGAAGTCCAGCGGTGCCAGTGGACCTCTACTGTGTCCCTGTAAGCACTCTGGTGATAGTCTACAGCCTTATGGTTCCACAATGACTGTTAAGTCCCCAAAGATGGGAAATAAAGCAAGGAAAACCACCCTCCCTGTTTCCTTATAACGGCTAAAACTGTTAAGCTCCTCAGCAGACTTTTTGTGCCATCCTTTGGCTAGAATCAGTTGACATGGCCACTTCTGATAGCAAGGGAGGTGGGGAAAATGAAGACCTTGCAAAAGGGGACAAGATTGCCAGGCAGGACTTAGGACTAGAATTCACCCAACTGCTCTCAGAACTGGTAGGGTCATCAGTGTGGGCAGAGATTGGTCTCTGGAAAGTGGAGAAATCAAACCTAGGGAGGGAGGCCTCTTGTTGGATTGTAGGACGGACAGGCTTCAAATTAAATTGGGAGGAGGTATCTGCAGATGGGCAACAAGAGTCAGTTCAGAGAACCTGACAAGCTTCTGGTAGGCCTGAAGGGCATGTATCTACCATGTGCCAGATCCAACTCGAATGCCACTTTACAGATCCTGAGGTGAAATGGCTGTTGCCTTTCCTCAAAGATTACACAACTGAGTTGTGACCCCCTCATCTGTGCCAGGTCTGAGCTGGAGGCTGGCATCAGTAATTCACAACTCCTGCCCTACCAAAGTTAACTGAAAATAGAGGTAAATTGTGAGATCATGTGTATTGGTGGCAGTGGGGTTTGAAATTGTGCAAAGGGTATTTTGGACACCTGTGTGTGCATGGGCCTAAAGGTGAAAAAGCAAGGTGTGTGTTTGCGTGTGGGAATGGGTAGTGATTGTGAGGGAAATACACTGAAACAGACCCAGAATCATGATCCTGTCTTAGGGAGTTTGTGCAATGGTTAGGTGGGTACAGCCAATAGGCAGGCCAATAGGGAGCCAAAGAGGGAAATTTTAGTTATCACCAACACAGAGGGCGGGGAGCCCCAGCAGAGAAAATGTAGACATAGCCTAGAGCAGCGGTTCTCGGCAGGAGATAATCTCCCCAACCCGCAGTGGAAGTTTTGCAATTGGGGGATGCTACTGGAATCTAGCAGGTAGTGGCACCAATGCagctaaacatcctacaacaGAAATGTCAATAGTGCCTAAGCTGAAAAACCCTGGTGCAGTGGactggttctcaaacttttggTCTCAGAATTCCTTCATATTCTTAAGGATATCCAAAGAGCTTTTGCTTATGTCATGCAgtctctggaaaattccatggcacaCGCAATAGAAAATGACCATGAAAAAGTCTTGTGAATAGTTTTGACTTCGTGAACCTGAAAGGGTCTCCTGAACGGGTAGAAAGCCAAAAAGGACCCTAGTTTGAAAATCTCTGGCCTGGAATTTAAAGGTGGCACGTCTGGAACTGGAATTCCTGAGTTCCAACCACAACTCCACTACTTACTAGTGGGGCAAAGTGAATTAACGTTTCTGGTCCTCAATATCCCCATTGTTTCCCATAGGCAACCTGCTGCCTAAGACTACTATTTATGTGCAATAAAACACCTAAACAGGGCCAACTATTATTATCAGTGCTgtaactccaataaaaatataccTGGCCTGGGGCTGACTTGCCTTCAACACGTTTGTCAAGAGGACAAATCTAGTTCACGCAAGGAAGAGGCCCGCAGGCCTGGGTAGCGCCCTGGAAGTGATGCCCTCTTTTGCATTAGTTTCTGACGGAGAAGGGTAGTGCAATGAAGGAAGGGCATCCTGGTCAGGCTTGCAAAAAGGCCGCTCCCAGGATACAGGCGCGCGGTCCTCAGCAGAGAATGGGACCGAAAGGTCCTGGAAGCTTCCCCTGAGCACGCGCCAGTATGTCCACCTTGGGGACCACTACCTCTACTTTCCACACAGTCGTTTGTCCTGACTCAACATGGCGTTAGAATCCCACAAGACACCCTGGTCCTTAGTTCCCAACTGGAGGATTTACCCCGCCTACCGGTGGCGGAAATCACCGCCCACGGGCCTATGCCCACCCAGCCCTTCGACGAGTCCGAGCGCACGGGTCCCTTTTCAAGACCGCAGTAGCCCCCTGGCTGTATGAGGGGCTCTGCTTCCGTTTCCGGGACCAAAATCCGGAAGTGGCACTTGAGGGGCCCTTCCTATTCCCAGCTGCGGTGGCCGCTAGAGGAGGGCAAACAGCTATGGCGGCGGTCGCACCGAATCCCGCGGATACGGCTGCGACTGCGGTCGACGACCGAGAGCCACAGCGGGAAGCGGTGCCAGGCTTGGAGAGCCAGCGGCGCCAGATCGAGAATGGGCGAGGGCGTCCGCTGCAGGTCGGCGAAAGCTGGTAAGGCAGAGCTGAAAGCGGAGCCTCGGCTTGAGGGGACTGTGGGGAACGAGGCGGCGGAGGTCCTTGTGAGAGCCGCTCTGGGGAGGAGGAATGGCCTATGGGACTGGGAACGAGAGGGGCGGGGAAGTGCCTAGTCTGAGAAAGAGGTGGGGCCTGTGCGGTGCAGCCTGATAGCGCGGCGCGATTTGGCGTGGAGAGGCAGGGGGCGGGTCATGAGAAGGGAAGGCTGCGGCGGCAGGGCCGGGCCAGCGAGGTGGACCTTGGAACTTGGGAAGGAGGGGATCTCAACAACAGAGCTGGGGAGCGTAGTCTGCGGGGCGTTACAAAGCATCTGGGGGCGGACCGTGACTACTGCACAGCGCCTGAGAACGAAGTCAGTGCCGGTGACGTCTGGCTAAGGAGCGGATTGGGAGCCGGGGGCGGAGCGggtggaggaagagggagggagtcaGACCCTGCGTGGTGGAGAGAGCTGGAGCCTGGGAACGAGGCTTGTGACGAGGCCGAGGGGCGTGTCCTGAGGCCGTGGATAGACTGCAGAGGGGAGGTGGTGCCCGTGAAGCAGAAAATGGCGCCTGCGAGTGAGCAAAGCTTGTGAAACGGCGAGGTTTTTGCCTCTGACCAAGCTCATTTTCCCAGGACGGGAGAAAGTGCAGGTAATTGGCACGGGAGGGGCCTTCGATGTTgcgtttgttttctgttttagtaGTGCTTTGTTTTGTAATCAAGAAAAaacagctattttaaaaatatcaatgcgTATCTTGATAAATCGACTTGTTTAATTGCTTTCTTTGCTAACCTCTGCTCGAAATGTACTGTTTCTGGGTTCATTTTATTTCTCGCCGAGTTGCATCTCGTTTTTTAAGTTGTGAAATACGTAAGACCTGCAAAGATTATATGAAACGTTTACGTAGGCCAGGTTGAtggacattttataaaaatagacgatctgtacttttcaaaaatttcaaggTCGGGAAGAACTGTCCCAAATTGAAGAAATTAACGGGATTTAACGAATGCATAACTAAATGCAATGTGTGATCCTAGATTGGATCCCggagcagaaaaaataaattatttaaaaatctttttttttcacctcATAAAGTGAACTTTCTCTCTTTTACTGTAAAAGATATGAATGGGGAAATTGATAAAATGTTTACCAAAGTCTGTAGACTAGATGTTAGTACTGCTAATTTCTTGGTTTTGATCATTGTATTGTGATTGTGAAAGATAATATCTTTGTTTTTAGGACATTCATTTAGGGTTAAAGAACCGAAGTATTTAAGGTTAAAGAACCATTGTGTAAGCAAGCTTACTCTGAAATGGTTGAAAGAATAGCATATATAAAGacgtatttaaagaaataatgaccgAATAAGtgagtaaaaatttaaatttggaGAATCTTGAATGAAGGGCACGCAGaaattctttgtattatttttacgacttttctgagtctatttctaagttaataattttaagaataataCAAAATTTGTGAATTAACCACCTAGGTTAAGATTCAAACCGTTACCTTAAGAAATTCTGTGCCGCTCCCTGATGAAAATTCCCCTCCCTGCCACAGGAAATTATTACCCTGAATTTTTGATTTCGTTATCAGTTTCCCACCATTGTATGCATCCCTGAATAGTATTTGTGGTCTAAGCTTTCATTTTATGGGAGGCTATGTGTGAAATCAGACTGGCTGTGTATCGAGTACCCTTTGCATCATATCATGTGGTACTCAGTATCTACATGATGTCACTGGTGACGTTAGCCTTGATCACTTGGTGAAGGTATTTGCTGGGTTTCTCCACTGTGCTAGTACTATTTTCCTGTTTCTATACACAGTGATTCTTTATGTCCATCCTTTCCTCAGAACGTTTCAACAGTCTTACTGTTTCATGCAGTGTAAATGCTAAAATTCTTACAGTGACTTGCAGGGCTTTACAGTTTCCAGGCTGGTGTCTGGCTGTGATCATTTCTCCCATCTCTCTTCAGATTACCCTCCCCCGTCATTTTCTCCATCCGGCTATATTGGACTCTTGGCGTTCCTCCATCGCCGCAAGCAAGCTCTCACCTGAAAGCCTTTAGGATAGGAGTGAGGTTTGCTCCTTTTAGAGTTCTTTAATCACAGTACTAGCGAAATACATATTCCTGTTACTGGAGAGACAAGTTGAGATTCCCCAAATCAGAAATATGAAACCAAGCAGTTTTACTATTACACTATAGCTCTCCAGCAAGGTAAAGCCTCAGTCCATCTTGagagtaaacaacaacagaaatattgCTCTATATATAGCCCATTTGGAGGTGTTCAGAAGGGCTTGCAGGCTTTGGTTCCTGCCCCATCTTACTTACCTTTACAGCCTTGTGACAATAGCTTTTAAAAGTATCCCACCCATACCAGGTTTCCTCTTGGTGtgttgaaaatgttttggaagtaGATAGAGTTTGTGGTTGCACAACACTGAATGTACTAAATGCCACTAAATCATTGACttttaaatggttaattttatgttatatgaataataaaatgaTGATGTGTCAATAAAAAGTTATCCCATCAATGTTGGGTAAGCATTGAAGCCAGTTTAATTTGCTGTCTGTTTTATAAGGGGTCACTGGAGTGATGAGGACTTTTGTGTTCATAAAGCATTTCAAAGTCTCGGACCTACCCCAAATCATATACCTAAATACATATGTTAATATTTGCACTTTCTAGCTTTTGTCAACTGGCAGATCTGGGTGAGgacatttaatttatttggctatcTAAGCTGATTAATTTCTGGGAGAAGcttaaattttaagagaaaattcaaatcaaTGATAGTATAGCCTCCTTGGCAAATTTTCGAAAGTGAACCATCTGAAGTTAAATCTGGGGTAGCTGAAGGAACCTCTGGTTGTTTGCAGGGTGTAGATAGTTTCCTAACAAGAGGTAAATAAGCATGAGTCTGTCTTTGTTCAGATCGAAGAAGGTGGGTGCCTGGGTGTAGTGTTGCAGAATCGATTGTGATGTGTGAAGGGAAA
This Budorcas taxicolor isolate Tak-1 chromosome X, Takin1.1, whole genome shotgun sequence DNA region includes the following protein-coding sequences:
- the CDK16 gene encoding cyclin-dependent kinase 16 isoform X3, with translation MDRMKKIKRQLSMTLRGGRGIDKTNGAPEQIGLDESGGGGGSDLGEAPTRAAPGEPRSVRGPLSSAPEIVHEDLKMGSDGESDQASATSSDEVQSPVRVRMRNHPPRKISTEDINKRLSLPADIRLPEGYLEKLTLNSPIFDKPLSRRLRRVSLSEIGFGKLETYIKLDKLGEGTYATVYKGKSKLTDNLVALKEIRLEHEEGAPCTAIREVSLLKDLKHANIVTLHDIIHTEKSLTLVFEYLDKDLKQYLDDCGNIINMHNVKLFLFQLLRGLAYCHRQKVLHRDLKPQNLLINERGELKLADFGLARAKSIPTKTYSNEVVTLWYRPPDILLGSTDYSTQIDMWGVGCIFYEMATGRPLFPGSTVEEQLHFIFRILGTPNEDTWPGILSNEEFRTYNYPKYRAEALLSHAPRVDSDGADLLTKLLQFEGRNRISAEDAMKHPFFLSLGDRIHKLPDTTSIFALKEIQLQKEASIRSSSLPDSGRPAYRVVDTEF
- the CDK16 gene encoding cyclin-dependent kinase 16 isoform X2; translated protein: MDRMKKIKRQLSMTLRGGRGIDKTNGAPEQIGLDESGGGGGSDLGEAPTRAAPGEPRSVRGPLSSAPEIVHEDLKMGSDGESDQASATSSDEVQSPVRVRMRNHPPRKISTEDINKRLSLPADIRLPEGYLEKLTLNSPIFDKPLSRRLRRVSLSEIGFGKLETYIKLDKLGEGTYATVYKGKSKLTDNLVALKEIRLEHEEGAPCTAIREVSLLKDLKHANIVTLHDIIHTEKSLTLVFEYLDKDLKQYLDDCGNIINMHNVKLFLFQLLRGLAYCHRQKVLHRDLKPQNLLINERGELKLADFGLARAKSIPTKTYSNEVVTLWYRPPDILLGSTDYSTQIDMWGVGCIFYEMATGRPLFPGSTVEEQLHFIFRILGTPNEDTWPGILSNEEFRTYNYPKYRAEALLSHAPRVDSDGADLLTKLLQFEGRNRISAEDAMKHPFFLSLGDRIHKLPDTTSIFALKEIQLQKEASIRSSSLPDSVAGGQRGRASLPH
- the CDK16 gene encoding cyclin-dependent kinase 16 isoform X1, which translates into the protein MRVRRLLGWDPFPSLRPAQVAMDRMKKIKRQLSMTLRGGRGIDKTNGAPEQIGLDESGGGGGSDLGEAPTRAAPGEPRSVRGPLSSAPEIVHEDLKMGSDGESDQASATSSDEVQSPVRVRMRNHPPRKISTEDINKRLSLPADIRLPEGYLEKLTLNSPIFDKPLSRRLRRVSLSEIGFGKLETYIKLDKLGEGTYATVYKGKSKLTDNLVALKEIRLEHEEGAPCTAIREVSLLKDLKHANIVTLHDIIHTEKSLTLVFEYLDKDLKQYLDDCGNIINMHNVKLFLFQLLRGLAYCHRQKVLHRDLKPQNLLINERGELKLADFGLARAKSIPTKTYSNEVVTLWYRPPDILLGSTDYSTQIDMWGVGCIFYEMATGRPLFPGSTVEEQLHFIFRILGTPNEDTWPGILSNEEFRTYNYPKYRAEALLSHAPRVDSDGADLLTKLLQFEGRNRISAEDAMKHPFFLSLGDRIHKLPDTTSIFALKEIQLQKEASIRSSSLPDSVAGGQRGRASLPH